The sequence CGGGTCTTCATATCGACAAGGAGGAGGCTGATGCCGTGGTGCTTTTTAGAGGCATCGGGATCTGTCTTAACCAGCAGCCAGCCCCAATCGGCAATGTGAGCAGCGCTGGTCCATACCTTCTGCCCATTGATGACGTACTCATCCCCCTGCAGTACAGCACGGCACATCACATTGGCCATGTCCGAGCCAGCGCCGGGCTCACTATACATGGTGCACCACCATTTCTCCCCGGCGGCCAGTGGCGGCAGGTGTTCATTCTTCTGTTCCTCGGTTCCCATAAGAAGCAGGGTGGGGCCAACCCAGGTTATCCCGCCGACGCCCATATCTATGCCGGGCAATAGGTGATAGGCTGCCTCCTCTTTAAATATCATGTGCTTAATTGGAGAGACCTCCAGTCCGCCGTATTCTTTGGGCCAGTTCATGGCAAGCCATTTCTTTTCCCCCAGCCTCCTTGCTACCTGCCTGGTTAATTCAAAGTTCTGGGGATCAAACTCGGTCTCCAGATCTCCCCAATATCCTGATGGCAATGGAAGTTCCTGCTTGATAAAATGTTGCACCTCACGGCGAAATGCTTCTTCCTCTGGGGTAAATCTAAAATCCACAGCGGCACACCTTCCTGCAGAAACGCTTTCTAATCGAATTAATGACTATATCTCGGCCCTCGCAAGTCGTCCCTTAATGTAATCGATGGCAGCCACTGGGGAGGGATCAACCCCATTAAGTAGTGCCAAGTAGTAGCTTACGTAGTCGCCAAGCAGCACCGCGCTCATCATCTGGCTCAGTGGGCTCTCCCCTTTAGTCTCCACCACTTCATGGTCGACCCCGGCATCGTTGAGGAGATCAGCGGTGACCTCATAGCGGATTAGGATGCGGGGGTGAAATAGGGCAGAGCGCAGCATTATCACGAAGGCCTTCTGATTAATCCATGCGGGATATCTATAGCCGACTATAGCATTGTGGTTCAGCTCAGGAAAGTATTCAGCGAAAGCCCATACCTTGCTGCATTCGTTTAACTGGGTCTTCCAGCGAAAGGCTACCTTAGAGAGGATACCTGCCCCATAGATAGTCACCAAACGCCCCGAGAGCCTGACAGCTAGCTGCTTGGCACGGTTCGCCTCGAGCGGGATGCTCCTATCAAGATTTAGTGCCAGCTCCTCTAGAACCCTTACAGTTTCATCTACATCGTGCGGCTCGATAGTGATAAGCCCCAGCTTCTTAAAAAAGGCCAGGAGCGAAAAGAAGCTGTAGCCGAAGGCAACGCGGGGCTCAGCTTTATAGTGGAAGGTAAATACAGGAATGCCCTTTTCTAAAGAGAGGGTCTTTAATCTGCCTCCGGTTGTGATCGCCAACTTCTTGGCGTTTGTCTGCAGAGCTTGGGAAAAGGCAGATAGCGTCTCCTCGGTGTCACCGGAATAGCTGGAGGCTATGACTAGGGTCCGCTCATCTACTAATTGTGGTAGATTGTAGTCCCGATGCACCAGAACGGTAGCTTTACCCTGCTGAGTCATAGTCAGGGTGCGTACCAAGTCACCGCCAATAGCGGAGCCCCCCACTCCGATAATGATCACCTTGTCCACATCGGCGT comes from Dehalococcoidia bacterium and encodes:
- a CDS encoding bifunctional phosphoglucose/phosphomannose isomerase; protein product: MANLDAPEIYQRFDPSNMIGRIGKLPQQCLKAWQGAIDLPLPPDYADVDKVIIIGVGGSAIGGDLVRTLTMTQQGKATVLVHRDYNLPQLVDERTLVIASSYSGDTEETLSAFSQALQTNAKKLAITTGGRLKTLSLEKGIPVFTFHYKAEPRVAFGYSFFSLLAFFKKLGLITIEPHDVDETVRVLEELALNLDRSIPLEANRAKQLAVRLSGRLVTIYGAGILSKVAFRWKTQLNECSKVWAFAEYFPELNHNAIVGYRYPAWINQKAFVIMLRSALFHPRILIRYEVTADLLNDAGVDHEVVETKGESPLSQMMSAVLLGDYVSYYLALLNGVDPSPVAAIDYIKGRLARAEI
- a CDS encoding acyl-CoA dehydrogenase family protein is translated as MDFRFTPEEEAFRREVQHFIKQELPLPSGYWGDLETEFDPQNFELTRQVARRLGEKKWLAMNWPKEYGGLEVSPIKHMIFKEEAAYHLLPGIDMGVGGITWVGPTLLLMGTEEQKNEHLPPLAAGEKWWCTMYSEPGAGSDMANVMCRAVLQGDEYVINGQKVWTSAAHIADWGWLLVKTDPDASKKHHGISLLLVDMKTRGITVRPLLNMAGHSFFNEVFFDDVHVPKSNLIGEENRGWYHTMIAMAFERTMGVMFAGVARRLIEELVSFAREIKVNGQPLGKDPLIRQELAELAIEVEIARVISYSIVCQQIKGELPGYEAPVIKVFASETLQRITNVGTQIMGLYGQLWIGSKWAPLGGMMPDMYMNSTGMLIAAGTSEILRNIIAERGLGLPRSV